In Fusarium oxysporum f. sp. lycopersici 4287 chromosome 2, whole genome shotgun sequence, a genomic segment contains:
- a CDS encoding hypothetical protein (At least one base has a quality score < 10): MKTRLKSPDFYTIGWIAALPIERAAATALLDDRHDAPEGFDQHRSDANSYTWGRIGEHNVVIASLPAGVYGTTVAAITVSNLIHSLPYIRIGLLVGIGGGIARPDEGKDIRLGDIVVSQPEGTTGGVVQYDLGKAKAGGVWERKGSLDKPPAVLLHALASLQAEHEIAPSKVPDLLQAMFKANPGMTRPKTNFTYQGAENDRLFKSHYSHVGDRNCDKCDSAWEVERDQRLSTGPEIHYGIIASGNKLIKHATTRDSVLEGTGHQCLCIEMEAAGLMDRFPCLVIRGICDYADSHKNDRWQRYAASTAASFAVELLGYVPVGQLKATQKVIEAIQSLELKVDGLSAPVQNIDYRTALNQLPIAEGASFDSKAEEHNPTCLANTRVELLRDIDRWIDDDTSKTILWLRGMAGTGKSTISRTVARSRSERGDLGASFFFKRGEADQGNLTKFVTTVAHRLARSTPGAATLIKNAVEADSAIADKTVREQFEKLVREPLSKATTTSLSRPSVFVIDALDECERDADIKLLLELFSTLRFAYFHVRVLITSRPELPVRLGFSSIEGTHQDLILHQISQSVIEHDIAVFLRHEFNSIRENFNKLKEDWRLPVEWPTEADLMKLTMAAVPLFIFAATICRFVNDLCLGDPDKLLQSILRHTIKDHASKLDMTYSPVLKQQIVNRSGRERRNIIESFRFIVGTIITLANPLSVRALALLLDVDIHEVTTRLRMLHSVLEVPESVESPVRLLHLSFRDYLIDPENEVTVEFWVDEKLTHQKLAKHCLRVMRGGLRKNICGLSFPGMRRSAVDLGQLEKSMPSQVQYACMHWQYHQTKGDSKPNDEKEVYDFLTTHFLHWVEAMSLLGRVKECLDSLRSLARWLESREDSRLSQFVAHAVRFTQICFSIIAKAPLQIYCCLAFTPSKSVLRKTFEHAIPRWISILPKVEQNWDACLLTLEGHSDYVRSVVFSHDSKKVASGSSDKMIRIWNAETGECEQELKGHRDYVRSVVFSHDSKKVASASDDNIIRIWNAETGECEQEVKGHSSYVNSIVFSHDSKKVASASDDKTIRIWNAETGKSEQVLEGYSTYVTSVVFSHDSKKVASGSSDKTIRIWNVETGKSEQLLEGHSNKVSSVMFSHDLKKVASGSYDNTIRIWNAETGKSEQVLEGYSSYVTSVVFSHDSKKVASGSSDKTIRIWNVETGKSEQLLEGHSNKVSSVMFSHDLKKVASGSYDNTIRIWNAEMGECDRVLEGHSKRVNSIVFSHDSKKVASASDDEMIRIWDAETGECKQVLKGHSDYVRSVVFSDNSKKVASASWDKMIRIWDAETGACEQVLKGHSDYVRSVVFSDNSKKVASASYDKTIRIWNAETGECEQELKGHCDYVNSVVFSHDSKKVASGSSDNTIRIWDAEIGRCEDVISLDCYADVLSFTPDKHGIVTNRGIFALTGGSQSSAESAMAWQSSKAAILTCIDDTWVTAAGKDFLWLPPECRDGKVAVSERTVVIGCLSGRFILLGISMAAIEQ, from the exons ATGAAGACACGTCTTAAAAGCCCCGACTTCTACACTATCGGATGGATCGCTGCCCTCCCCATCGAACGAGCTGCGGCGACCGCGTTGCTTGACGATCGTCACGACGCGCCGGAAGGCTTTGACCAGCATCGATCCGATGCAAACTCCTACACATGGGGTCGAATAGGGGAGCATAACGTCGTGATTGCTTCACTTCCCGCAGGAGTGTATGGTACTACGGTTGCAGCAATCACGGTGTCAAACTTGATCCATTCATTACCTTATATTCGAATCGGCCTATTGGTGGGCATCGGGGGCGGTATCGCCCGACCTGACGAGGGAAAGGACATCCGACTTGGAGACATCGTCGTCAGCCAGCCTGAAGGTACAACTGGAGGAGTGGTACAGTATGACTTGGGAAAGGCGAAAGCGGGCGGTGTTTGGGAGCGAAAGGGCTCTCTCGATAAGCCGCCTGCGGTACTTCTCCATGCGCTCGCAAGCCTGCAAGCGGAGCATGAGATTGCACCATCAAAGGTGCCGGATCTGCTCCAGGCAATGTTCAAGGCCAACCCTGGCATGACACGCCCAAAGACAAACTTCACTTATCAGGGTGCTGAGAATGATCGACTGTTCAAATCGCACTACAGTCACGTCGGTGACAGAAACTGCGACAAGTGTGACTCTGCCTGGGAGGTGGAGCGAGACCAGCGACTGTCGACTGGCCCAGAGATTCACTACGGGATCATTGCCTCTGGAAACAAACTCATCAAACACGCAACTACCCGGGACAGTGTTTTGGAGGGTACTGGACATCAGTGTTTGTGTATAGAGATGGAAGCTGCAGGCCTAATGGATCGGTTTCCGTGTCTGGTGATTCGTGGTATCTGTGACTACGCGGATTCGCACAAGAATGATCGATGGCAGCGATATGCGGCCTCTACGGCAGCTTCTTTTGCGGTAGAGCTGCTTGGTTACGTTCCAGTGGGACAGCTTAAGGCGACACAAAAAGTCATCGAAGCAATTCAATCAC TTGAGCTAAAAGTTGATGGCCTGAG CGCACCTGTTCAGAATATCGATTACCGAACGGCACTTAATCAACTACCCATCGCAGAGGGCGCCTCATTTGACTCTAAGGCTGAAGAACACAACCCGACATGCTTAGCCAATACCCGGGTGGAGCTGCTCCGAGACATCGACCGGTGGATTGATGACGATACCTCGAAGACGATACTCTGGCTCCGCGGTATGGCGGGGACGGGAAAGTCGACTATCTCGCGGACTGTTGCTCGATCGCGGTCCGAGCGAGGTGATCTCGGTGCTagtttcttcttcaagagagGAGAGGCTGATCAAGGAAACTTAACCAAGTTCGTGACTACTGTGGCCCATCGACTGGCTCGGAGCACGCCGGGGGCTGCGACGTTGATCAAGAATGCGGTTGAGGCTGATTCAGCGATTGCTGACAAGACCGTTCGAGAGCAGTTTGAGAAGCTCGTTAGAGAACCGCTGTCAAAAGCGACGACCACGTCATTATCCCGACCGTCAGTTTTTGTTATCGACGCGTTGGATGAGTGCGAGAGAGATGCTGATATTAAGCTCCTTCTCGAACTTTTCTCCACTCTTCGTTTCGCATACTTTCATGTTCGAGTGCTTATAACCAGCAGACCCGAGCTCCCAGTGCGTCTTGGTTTCTCCTCCATTGAAGGCACCCATCAAGACCTGATATTACACCAAATCTCACAATCAGTTATTGAACACGATATAGCTGTCTTTCTTCGCCATGAGTTTAATAGCATCCGCGAAAACTTCAACAAACTGAAGGAAGACTGGAGGCTGCCAGTGGAATGGCCTACAGAAGCCGATCTCATGAAGCTCACAATGGCGGCGGTGCCTCTCTTTATTTTTGCCGCGACTATTTGCCGATTCGTTAACGACTTATGTCTCGGCGACCCTGACAAGCTTCTACAGAGTATACTCCGCCATACTATTAAGGATCATGCCTCCAAACTTGACATGACCTACTCACCAGTTCTGAAGCAACAAATCGTCAATAGGTCAGGACGCGAGAGACGCAACATCATCGAGAGTTTCCGTTTTATCGTTGGCACTATTATCACTCTGGCAAATCCCTTGTCAGTACGAGCTCTAGCGCTGCTTCTCGATGTAGATATCCACGAGGTGACGACTCGGCTAAGGATGTTGCATTCTGTCTTAGAGGTTCCGGAAAGTGTCGAATCACCGGTGCGGCTGCTCCATTTGTCGTTTCGAGACTATCTTATCGATCCCGAGAATGAAGTGACAGTGGAGTTCTGGGTAGATGAGAAACTGACTCACCAGAAGCTGGCAAAGCACTGCTTGCGTGTTATGCGCGGCGGTCTGCGGAAGAACATATGCGGCCTATCTTTTCCAGGTATGCGTCGATCTGCAGTGGACCTTGGACAACTGGAGAAAAGCATGCCCTCACAAGTCCAATATGCTTGTATGCACTGGCAATATCACCAGACCAAGGGCGACTCCAAGCCAAACGATGAAAAGGAAGTTTATGACTTCTTGACGACACACTTCCTGCATTGGGTAGAAGCGATGAGCTTACTGGGGCGAGTCAAGGAGTGTCTCGACTCACTTAGGTCACTAGCCCGATGGCTGGAG AGCCGAGAAGACTCGAGGCTGTCGCAGTTTGTAGCTCATGCAGTGCGGTTTACTCAGATCTGCTTTTCCATAATAGCTAAAGCGCCGCTGCAGATTTATTGTTGTCTGGCTTTTACACCAAGCAAGAGTGTTCTGAGGAAGACATTCGAACACGCTATTCCAAGATGGATAAGCATTTTGCCGAAGGTTGAGCAAAACTGGGACGCATGCTTATTGACTCTAGAGGGCCATAGCGATTATGTCAGGTCGGTAGTGTTCTCGCACGACTCGAAAAAGGTAGCATCGGGCTCTTCTGACAAGATGATACGGATCTGGAACGCCGAAACAGGCGAGTGCGAGCAAGAGCTGAAGGGCCACCGCGATTATGTCAGGTCGGTAGTGTTCTCGCACGACTCGAAAAAGGTAGCATCGGCGTCTGATGATAATATAATACGGATCTGGAACGCCGAAACGGGCGAGTGCGAGCAAGAGGTAAAGGGCCATAGCAGCTATGTCAACTCAATAGTGTTCTCGCATGACTCGAAAAAGGTAGCATCGGCGTCTGATGACAAGACAATACGGATCTGGAACGCCGAAACGGGCAAATCTGAGCAAGTGCTAGAGGGCTATAGCACCTATGTCACCTCGGTGGTATTCTCGCACGACTCGAAAAAGGTGGCATCGGGCTCTTCTGACAAGACGATACGGATCTGGAATGTAGAAACGGGTAAGAGTGAGCAACTGCTAGAGGGCCATAGCAACAAAGTCAGCTCGGTGATGTTCTCGCACGACTTGAAAAAGGTGGCATCGGGCTCTTATGACAATACGATACGGATTTGGAACGCCGAAACGGGCAAATCTGAGCAAGTGCTAGAGGGCTATAGCAGCTATGTCACCTCGGTGGTATTCTCGCACGACTCGAAAAAGGTGGCATCGGGCTCTTCTGACAAGACGATACGGATCTGGAATGTAGAAACGGGTAAGAGTGAGCAACTGCTAGAGGGCCATAGCAACAAAGTCAGCTCGGTGATGTTCTCGCACGACTTGAAAAAGGTGGCATCGGGCTCTTATGACAATACGATACGGATTTGGAACGCCGAAATGGGCGAGTGTGACCGAGTGTTAGAGGGGCATAGCAAGAGGGTCAACTCAATAGTGTTCTCGCACGACTCGAAAAAGGTAGCATCGGCgtctgatgatgagatgataCGGATCTGGGATGCCGAAACAGGCGAGTGCAAGCAAGTGCTAAAGGGCCATAGCGACTATGTCAGGTCGGTGGTGTTCTCGGATAACTCAAAAAAGGTGGCATCGGCCTCTTGGGATAAGATGATACGGATCTGGGATGCCGAAACAGGCGCGTGCGAGCAAGTGCTAAAGGGCCATAGCGACTATGTCAGGTCGGTAGTGTTCTCAGACAACTCAAAAAAGGTGGCATCGGCGTCTTATGACAAGACGATACGGATCTGGAACGCCGAAACAGGCGAGTGCGAGCAAGAGCTGAAGGGCCACTGCGATTATGTCAACTCAGTAGTGTTCTCGCACGACTCAAAAAAGGTGGCATCGGGCTCTTCTGACAATACGATACGGATCTGGGATGCCGAAATAGGTCGCTGTGAAGACGTCATTTCATTGGATTGCTATGCAGATGTTCTTTCTTTTACGCCTGACAAACATGGCATTGTTACTAATCGCGGAATATTTGCTTTAACAGGCGGTTCACAGTCTTCTGCGGAGTCTGCTATGGCATGGCAATCCTCAAAAGCCGCGATACTCACCTGTATCGACGACACCTGGGTCACGGCGGCAGGGAAAGACTTCCTCTGGCTACCTCCTGAATGTCGCGATGGAAAAGTAGCTGTTTCGGAAAGGACAGTAGTTATAGGTTGCCTGTCAGGAAGATTTATCTTATTGGGGATTTCTATGGCGGCCATAGAGCAGTGA